A window of Mucilaginibacter paludis DSM 18603 contains these coding sequences:
- a CDS encoding penicillin-binding transpeptidase domain-containing protein: protein MHRCLLFCALFFPLSLKAQASLQQPFKECRINGSTTIYNYKTKKWLLSDSADAQVATLPASTFKVINILIALETGTIKDENEIIKWPGSTDTTLYGYRPEIYHDITVKEAFRVSAGWAFIEMAKKIDRKKYQYYLDACDYGNHNLAEKGADFWNFGVFAISPKNQVEFLIKVYEEKLPFSKRNIAILKNVMVTDTAPDYVIRSKTGWTKTNNEDLGWWVGYVQRKDNVYFFATRLIKPRSEVNANFGNCRKEITRNILRQIKAL, encoded by the coding sequence ATGCATCGTTGCCTGTTATTTTGTGCGCTCTTTTTTCCCCTATCGCTTAAAGCACAGGCTTCCCTTCAGCAGCCTTTTAAGGAATGCCGGATCAATGGAAGTACGACTATCTATAACTATAAAACAAAAAAATGGCTGCTTTCTGATTCGGCTGACGCGCAGGTGGCTACCTTGCCGGCTTCCACTTTTAAAGTAATCAACATATTGATAGCCTTAGAGACTGGCACCATTAAAGATGAAAATGAGATTATTAAATGGCCCGGTAGCACCGATACTACCCTGTACGGTTACCGGCCAGAAATCTACCATGATATTACGGTAAAAGAGGCCTTTCGGGTTTCAGCAGGCTGGGCCTTTATTGAAATGGCTAAGAAAATAGACCGAAAGAAATATCAGTATTACCTGGATGCCTGTGATTATGGCAACCATAACCTTGCGGAGAAAGGAGCAGATTTTTGGAACTTCGGGGTATTTGCGATCTCACCTAAAAACCAGGTCGAGTTCCTGATCAAGGTTTACGAGGAAAAGCTACCCTTTTCAAAGCGAAATATCGCTATTTTGAAAAACGTTATGGTTACTGATACTGCTCCGGATTATGTTATTCGTTCGAAGACCGGCTGGACGAAAACCAACAACGAGGATCTGGGCTGGTGGGTAGGCTATGTGCAGCGAAAGGATAATGTTTATTTTTTTGCTACCAGGCTGATTAAGCCAAGAAGTGAAGTGAACGCCAACTTTGGCAACTGCCGGAAAGAGATCACCCGGAACATTCTGAGGCAGATCAAAGCGCTTTAA
- a CDS encoding DUF1593 domain-containing protein produces the protein MKLSTLLLTSCLVLASAGVYPQVHAVEKNLSTQLSQPSDQKNRLVVLSDIEADPDDSESFIRLLLYANEIDIKGLIATTSVWMKTSVSPESINRLIKAYGKVQANLNKHQQGFPDAGLLLSKVKHGIPAYGMEGIGDGKDSEGSDWIIKLLEENDNRPLWISVWGGVNTLGQSLFKIKKTKTASEAKRLIAKLRVYTISDQDDSGYWIRTNFPDLFYIVSPGDNYSGATWSAINTRFDSINNETISNKWIAQNIQQGHGPLGALYPDVSWGIEGDTPSFLSLIRNGLNDAEHPDWGGWGGRYELYKPDFAQAKKGVSNMPLKPETRAIWTDAVDAYTPYEYGEYGRAVKAGKDLFTSNSVSLWRWRDDFQNDFAARMAWCTKSYAEANHPPVPVLNGPESITIKAGATFSLSAFRSYDPDGDSLSFLWFNYPEAGSYKTLIKINQPENSHTVNITAPKVDKPETAHFIVRITDKGTPALTRYKRVIVTIVP, from the coding sequence ATGAAACTGTCAACTTTATTACTCACATCATGTTTGGTGTTGGCTTCCGCAGGTGTATATCCGCAGGTGCATGCTGTAGAAAAAAATCTTTCCACCCAGTTAAGCCAACCAAGTGATCAAAAGAACCGGTTAGTTGTATTATCGGATATTGAGGCCGACCCCGATGATAGCGAGTCGTTTATACGTCTACTTTTATATGCTAATGAGATAGATATTAAAGGATTGATTGCCACTACCTCCGTGTGGATGAAAACAAGTGTGTCGCCGGAGTCTATCAACAGGTTGATCAAAGCCTACGGTAAGGTGCAGGCCAATCTTAATAAACACCAGCAAGGTTTTCCTGATGCCGGTTTGTTGTTATCCAAAGTAAAACATGGCATCCCGGCCTACGGTATGGAAGGTATCGGTGATGGTAAAGATTCCGAGGGCTCAGACTGGATTATTAAACTACTTGAAGAAAACGATAACCGCCCGCTCTGGATATCGGTTTGGGGTGGCGTAAATACACTTGGCCAATCGTTATTTAAAATAAAGAAAACCAAAACAGCATCAGAAGCAAAAAGATTAATAGCCAAGTTGAGGGTCTATACCATATCAGACCAGGATGACAGTGGTTACTGGATCAGGACTAATTTTCCTGATCTGTTTTACATCGTTAGCCCCGGTGATAATTACTCCGGAGCTACCTGGAGTGCAATCAATACCCGTTTCGACAGCATCAATAACGAAACTATCAGCAATAAATGGATTGCGCAAAATATTCAGCAGGGGCATGGTCCTCTGGGCGCACTATATCCCGATGTATCATGGGGGATTGAAGGCGATACACCATCTTTTTTATCGCTGATACGAAACGGGCTAAACGATGCAGAGCATCCCGACTGGGGCGGTTGGGGCGGCCGTTACGAATTGTATAAACCTGATTTTGCGCAGGCAAAAAAAGGGGTTTCCAATATGCCCTTAAAGCCTGAAACCAGGGCCATCTGGACGGATGCCGTTGACGCCTATACACCTTATGAATATGGCGAGTACGGGCGCGCGGTAAAAGCCGGCAAAGATTTGTTTACCAGCAATAGCGTATCGTTATGGCGCTGGCGCGATGATTTTCAAAATGATTTTGCGGCGCGGATGGCCTGGTGCACTAAATCATACGCCGAAGCCAACCATCCCCCGGTACCCGTTTTAAACGGCCCCGAAAGCATCACGATAAAGGCAGGAGCAACATTTAGCCTGAGCGCTTTTAGATCTTACGACCCTGACGGGGATAGCCTGAGTTTTTTATGGTTCAATTACCCGGAAGCCGGCTCCTATAAAACCCTTATTAAAATAAACCAACCTGAAAATTCGCATACGGTAAATATAACCGCGCCAAAGGTGGATAAGCCCGAAACTGCACATTTTATTGTAAGGATAACAGACAAAGGGACACCGGCCTTAACAAGGTATAAAAGAGTGATTGTAACCATTGTTCCATAA
- a CDS encoding FAD-binding protein, translating to MRLKQKLPVTYLLFTFNGRLSKGTFWLASLFYWCTFYVLYNLLLFAIAEGATFILYPLLFWIVIATSIKRLHDQGYSGYWLFTVLIPVLGPVWLFWRLGFKKGNYATNQYGSVPGLAPDYLKNDDGKEIPHLKTDERIIDDVTRLNPVLVAKIMRPASVEEVCEIVKNTTGAISVGGGRFSMGGQTASPHSLHIDMRGMNKVLEFSATDKLIKVQTGIRWCDIQQYIDEHHLSIKIMQTYANFTVGGALSVNAHGRYMGMGPVVLSVRSINVVLADGSLVHATRTENQEVFFGAIGGYNGIGIIVEAELELADNLAIKRIDKKMKVEEYAGYFFKTIRDNPQVVFHNGDIYPPKYKRLRAVSWIETTEKPTVKTRLMPLKESYPLERYFLWSFTETPLGKWRREFLIDPLMFRGKKIHWRNYEAGYDVAELEPRSRRDSTYVLLEYFVPVERFEEFEQAMAEIFIRFNVNVLNVSIRHAKADPGTYLAWAREEVFAFVVYYKQRTDPASKHAVAVWTRELADAVTAVNGAYYLPYQVHPTVQQFYKAYPNAQKLFDLKTKLDPDYKFRNIFWDTYYKPLKPQNNG from the coding sequence ATGCGCCTAAAACAAAAGCTACCTGTAACCTATCTGCTATTTACTTTTAACGGTCGCTTATCAAAAGGAACTTTTTGGCTGGCTTCGCTGTTTTACTGGTGTACCTTTTATGTGCTGTATAATTTATTATTATTTGCAATAGCCGAGGGTGCAACCTTTATACTCTACCCATTACTATTCTGGATTGTGATAGCTACATCCATTAAGCGCCTGCATGATCAGGGCTATTCGGGCTATTGGCTGTTTACCGTTTTAATACCCGTGCTTGGGCCGGTATGGTTGTTCTGGCGGCTGGGATTTAAGAAAGGTAATTATGCCACAAATCAATACGGCTCCGTGCCCGGCTTGGCACCCGATTATTTGAAAAATGATGACGGTAAAGAAATTCCGCACCTAAAAACCGATGAGCGCATTATTGATGATGTAACCCGGTTAAACCCGGTATTGGTTGCTAAAATAATGCGTCCGGCTTCTGTTGAGGAAGTGTGCGAAATTGTAAAAAATACTACCGGGGCCATCTCCGTAGGTGGTGGTCGTTTCAGTATGGGTGGGCAAACTGCCAGTCCGCACAGTTTGCATATTGATATGCGCGGCATGAATAAAGTTTTGGAGTTTTCCGCGACGGATAAGCTCATCAAAGTACAAACCGGTATCCGCTGGTGCGATATTCAGCAGTATATAGATGAACATCATCTGAGTATTAAAATCATGCAAACCTATGCCAACTTCACGGTTGGTGGCGCATTGAGTGTTAATGCACATGGGCGGTATATGGGTATGGGGCCGGTGGTATTATCCGTCCGCTCTATAAATGTAGTATTAGCCGATGGATCGTTAGTACACGCAACACGCACCGAGAATCAGGAAGTGTTTTTTGGCGCGATAGGAGGGTACAATGGCATCGGTATTATTGTGGAGGCCGAATTGGAACTGGCCGATAACCTGGCCATTAAACGAATTGATAAAAAAATGAAAGTGGAAGAGTATGCCGGGTACTTCTTTAAAACCATACGCGATAATCCACAGGTAGTTTTCCATAATGGCGATATCTACCCACCAAAATATAAACGTTTACGCGCAGTAAGCTGGATAGAAACCACCGAAAAACCGACAGTTAAAACCCGGCTGATGCCATTAAAAGAATCGTATCCGCTGGAGCGATATTTCTTATGGTCATTCACGGAAACTCCGTTGGGTAAATGGCGACGTGAGTTTTTGATAGACCCGCTGATGTTCCGCGGTAAAAAGATACACTGGCGCAACTACGAGGCGGGCTACGATGTAGCAGAGTTAGAGCCACGCTCGCGCAGAGATAGCACCTATGTGTTGCTGGAATACTTTGTACCTGTTGAGCGTTTTGAGGAATTTGAACAGGCGATGGCCGAAATATTTATCCGCTTTAACGTAAACGTATTAAACGTTTCTATTCGCCATGCCAAAGCCGACCCAGGCACTTACCTGGCCTGGGCGCGCGAAGAGGTGTTTGCTTTTGTAGTTTACTACAAGCAACGTACAGACCCGGCCTCCAAACACGCCGTTGCCGTTTGGACGCGTGAGTTGGCCGACGCGGTAACCGCTGTAAACGGCGCTTACTACCTGCCATACCAAGTACACCCAACTGTACAACAGTTTTATAAAGCTTATCCCAACGCTCAAAAACTGTTTGATTTAAAAACCAAATTAGACCCTGACTATAAATTCCGGAACATTTTTTGGGATACTTATTATAAACCATTAAAACCACAAAACAATGGCTAA
- a CDS encoding class I SAM-dependent methyltransferase, with the protein MANTSEFKAVFNDTKWSDDFYRFLQVIFHLYPEDKFHQLIKEETAAGKTDEEIYKAVQSKLKSIKPFLSELTYALPALKKQKKEIVRQTLELLGDVKQINGYAEIGSTGRYISQLRKQTKVTGPIYLINDLASTNSPGDIMERGQLGKLGTFVDIDGYESIASSIIPDASLDVVTCYIGLHHCPVAKLDGFVKSIKRILRHGGSFVIRDHDVKTPGMATFVSLVHTVFNVGLNETWEFEAKDFKNFKPADEWAAMIEQAGFKDAGKRILQDKDPSDNTLMLFTKI; encoded by the coding sequence ATGGCTAATACATCCGAATTTAAAGCAGTATTTAATGATACCAAATGGAGCGATGATTTTTACCGCTTTTTGCAGGTGATATTTCATTTATATCCCGAGGATAAATTCCATCAACTGATAAAAGAAGAAACCGCTGCCGGCAAAACCGACGAGGAGATTTATAAAGCTGTGCAAAGCAAGCTTAAAAGCATAAAGCCATTTTTATCAGAATTAACTTATGCATTGCCGGCGCTTAAAAAACAAAAAAAGGAAATAGTTAGGCAAACGCTGGAATTATTGGGCGATGTAAAACAGATTAATGGTTATGCCGAGATCGGTTCTACAGGCCGCTATATCAGTCAGCTTAGAAAACAAACCAAAGTTACCGGGCCTATATATCTTATTAATGATTTGGCATCAACCAACTCACCGGGCGATATTATGGAACGCGGTCAATTAGGTAAGTTGGGCACTTTTGTGGATATTGATGGTTATGAATCTATCGCCAGTTCAATTATCCCCGATGCCAGCCTGGATGTGGTTACCTGCTACATTGGTTTGCACCATTGCCCGGTAGCTAAACTTGATGGTTTTGTAAAATCAATCAAGCGTATCCTGCGGCATGGCGGTTCATTTGTTATTCGCGATCATGATGTTAAAACGCCCGGAATGGCCACTTTTGTTTCTTTGGTGCACACGGTATTTAATGTGGGATTGAATGAGACCTGGGAATTTGAAGCCAAAGATTTTAAAAACTTTAAACCGGCAGATGAATGGGCGGCTATGATAGAGCAGGCCGGTTTTAAAGATGCCGGTAAACGCATACTACAGGATAAAGATCCATCAGATAATACCTTAATGCTGTTTACCAAAATATAA
- a CDS encoding oxidoreductase yields the protein MVAVFKFGVLPYSIIYNNTEMAKIALITGASSGIGRATAIYLAQNGYIVYGAARRVDKLETLKEYGIKHLLLDVTNDESITHCVNKILGDSGSIDILVNAAGLGSYGALEDVPMAEAKNQLEINLFGAARLIQLVLPGMRKNNYGKIINISSIGGKVGLPMGSWYHASKFAIEGLSDSLRNEIRQFGIDVIVIEPGGTKSEMMSIGGDDLMRVSGHTAYRKFAEALIKSYAKMEKDSSEPIVIAKLIKEGIEAKKPKTRYVGGAMAKPMLFLRKVLSDQLFDKLLMSQMK from the coding sequence ATGGTTGCAGTGTTTAAATTTGGAGTTTTGCCTTATTCAATTATTTATAATAATACAGAAATGGCAAAAATAGCATTAATTACAGGCGCATCGTCAGGGATCGGCAGGGCTACAGCAATCTATCTGGCGCAAAATGGTTACATAGTATATGGTGCAGCTCGTCGGGTTGATAAATTAGAAACGTTGAAAGAATATGGCATCAAACACCTATTATTGGATGTGACCAACGACGAAAGTATTACTCATTGTGTAAATAAGATTTTAGGTGATTCAGGAAGTATTGACATACTGGTTAATGCAGCTGGTCTCGGTTCGTATGGTGCGTTGGAAGATGTACCCATGGCAGAGGCAAAAAATCAATTAGAAATTAACCTTTTTGGTGCAGCAAGGTTAATCCAGCTTGTATTGCCAGGTATGCGGAAGAATAATTATGGAAAGATCATTAATATATCTTCCATCGGCGGTAAAGTGGGTTTGCCGATGGGTAGCTGGTATCATGCCAGTAAATTTGCAATAGAAGGTTTAAGCGATTCGCTGCGTAACGAAATAAGGCAGTTCGGCATAGACGTTATTGTGATTGAGCCGGGTGGCACCAAGTCCGAAATGATGAGTATCGGCGGTGATGACCTCATGCGTGTTTCAGGCCATACGGCTTATCGTAAATTTGCTGAGGCATTAATCAAATCCTATGCGAAAATGGAAAAGGATTCGTCAGAACCCATTGTGATTGCCAAACTGATTAAAGAAGGGATTGAAGCAAAAAAACCTAAAACACGATACGTTGGTGGCGCTATGGCAAAACCAATGTTGTTTTTGCGAAAGGTATTGTCAGACCAGCTCTTTGACAAATTGCTAATGAGCCAGATGAAATAA
- a CDS encoding Crp/Fnr family transcriptional regulator, with the protein MEQLINYLLQFGHFNQQQIELIRSKFTSKTIKKDEYYHEAGKVVREVIFLTEGIMRVCYYSNKGDEVTKYFFEENCFIADMNSLDLGIPAVEYIQAVTDCTYLVISKSGLEELSMTIIGWDQIVAKITFKGMADKVNRISPMMVDDAKERYLKFLDSFPVLANRVPLSYLASYLGITQSSLSRIRRKITEK; encoded by the coding sequence ATGGAACAGCTGATTAATTATTTATTGCAGTTTGGGCATTTTAATCAACAACAAATTGAGCTGATTAGAAGTAAATTCACCTCAAAGACGATTAAAAAAGATGAGTATTACCATGAAGCCGGAAAAGTAGTCCGGGAAGTAATCTTCCTGACGGAAGGTATCATGCGTGTATGTTATTACAGCAATAAGGGCGACGAGGTTACCAAGTACTTTTTTGAAGAAAATTGCTTTATCGCGGATATGAATAGCTTGGATCTGGGTATTCCGGCAGTTGAGTACATACAGGCTGTTACAGATTGTACGTACCTGGTGATATCAAAAAGTGGATTAGAAGAACTGTCGATGACGATTATTGGCTGGGATCAAATCGTAGCTAAAATAACTTTTAAAGGTATGGCTGATAAAGTTAACCGGATTAGCCCGATGATGGTGGATGATGCAAAGGAACGGTATTTGAAGTTTTTAGATAGTTTTCCGGTACTGGCCAATAGGGTACCGCTTTCTTATCTTGCTTCTTACCTGGGTATCACCCAATCCTCACTGAGCAGAATACGCAGGAAAATCACGGAGAAATAA
- a CDS encoding c-type cytochrome, translating into MIHYKKLFVTICLSGTVVFAATASMQNEPEKPQWKNLKVLPKNISKEDLDKVMDEWKEALGVRCGFCHARNEETKRTDFASDAKPEKEMARKMMTMTAKINKKYFKADKNEKEMVEAISCYTCHHGAAHPDATPAPREHRGPGGPGANGQLLPPPPPTPPSN; encoded by the coding sequence ATGATCCATTATAAAAAACTATTTGTAACCATCTGCTTGAGTGGTACGGTTGTTTTTGCAGCAACTGCATCTATGCAAAACGAACCTGAAAAACCTCAATGGAAAAACTTGAAGGTATTACCTAAAAACATCAGTAAAGAAGATCTGGACAAGGTAATGGACGAGTGGAAAGAGGCTTTAGGCGTACGGTGCGGATTTTGCCATGCCCGTAACGAAGAAACTAAGAGAACTGATTTTGCGAGCGACGCCAAGCCGGAAAAGGAAATGGCGCGTAAAATGATGACCATGACGGCCAAGATCAATAAAAAATATTTTAAGGCTGATAAAAATGAGAAAGAAATGGTGGAAGCTATTTCTTGCTATACCTGCCATCATGGTGCTGCCCATCCGGATGCCACACCTGCTCCTCGCGAGCACAGAGGCCCGGGAGGTCCTGGAGCAAACGGGCAACTACTGCCGCCGCCACCGCCAACACCGCCGTCAAATTAA
- a CDS encoding outer membrane beta-barrel family protein translates to MKKNYSLIFFFTVLISLKGFAQNNNGSVSGKISDPTTGEMIDFAGVAIFMQGSDDIIRSNTSSNGGIFKLTGLPYGKYGLRISYIGFEKQVVDDIEITAEHPDAYLGIIKLKKNSSSLNEVTISEKKAAVEFGADQITYNVSQSLQSEGSTATDILKNVPMVNVDINGNATIAGKRSTRIFIDGKPSDYMTSNIADLLNVLPSEAIEKIEVMTNPPVKYSADGEGIINIVLKKGYKVGLNGTLSLNGGTLGNYNINSYVAYRTKSLSLTSSYAFGESERSSTGSSLSDNFLADTNYYRNQYSSNNGLNFGHNIRESVNWDIDTTQNLRLTTNFNINKSNGASASDYYYLDENNIETSLRNQNNNNHNHSFNYVFDADYTWKIPGGDQLEASATYSGNSANTDRLAQSYTLDANGLPINGILPLNQTYGVYAAGRALQVKVDYDKPLGKSKNTADFGLSANIRTSDNNQVVQDFNFANQMYLQDLQLTNQFIYNEHIYGGYASLSIRTQKKWSFRIGGRSELTDINFNVSSLPDQYHIKPYINLFPNLSINKTFSNYTIGISYSGRIVRPSPNSLNPQVITNASNPNISFGNPNLAPAYTQQVDFSFSLFGKNWAFYPRIGIANTSHIIERITTPISSLAYQSTYDNLGTSSYNTINLYGNYHVAKKINVSGGATVGRIAYHSNNNSALNRNGITFQSKAGIQIDMPKQLAFESNLNYYTNSSAQGRSKGSLSSSFAIRKSVYKNKVRIRLTAINPTGQGSSTTFTQGQTFNRQDYYMQNNRNYSLSVSYNFTKVGRNTASKKQKKDVPPPEVSL, encoded by the coding sequence TTGAAAAAAAATTACTCACTCATCTTCTTTTTTACGGTTTTAATATCCCTTAAGGGTTTTGCACAAAACAATAATGGATCTGTAAGCGGTAAAATATCCGACCCTACAACCGGCGAAATGATTGATTTTGCTGGTGTGGCTATTTTTATGCAGGGCAGCGATGATATTATTAGAAGCAATACCAGCAGCAACGGCGGTATATTTAAACTTACGGGCCTGCCTTATGGCAAATACGGACTACGTATTAGCTATATCGGTTTTGAAAAACAGGTAGTTGACGACATTGAGATTACCGCCGAGCATCCGGATGCTTACCTGGGCATTATTAAACTCAAAAAGAATAGTAGTTCGTTAAACGAGGTTACCATTAGCGAAAAGAAAGCCGCCGTTGAGTTTGGCGCCGACCAGATTACCTACAACGTAAGCCAGAGCCTTCAATCGGAAGGAAGCACCGCTACCGATATTTTAAAAAATGTGCCTATGGTAAATGTAGATATCAACGGCAACGCCACCATTGCAGGCAAGCGAAGTACCCGCATTTTTATAGATGGCAAACCGTCCGATTATATGACATCCAACATTGCCGACCTTTTGAACGTGCTGCCATCCGAAGCGATAGAGAAGATTGAAGTAATGACCAACCCGCCTGTAAAGTACTCGGCAGATGGTGAAGGCATTATCAATATTGTGTTAAAAAAGGGTTATAAGGTTGGCTTAAACGGAACATTATCATTAAACGGCGGTACCTTGGGCAATTATAACATCAACAGTTATGTGGCCTACCGCACCAAATCATTGTCGTTAACATCAAGTTACGCTTTTGGCGAGAGTGAAAGAAGCAGCACCGGCTCATCGCTTAGCGATAATTTTTTAGCCGATACCAATTATTACCGCAATCAATACTCCAGCAACAATGGACTCAATTTTGGGCACAACATCCGCGAAAGCGTTAACTGGGATATTGACACTACCCAAAACTTGCGGCTCACAACTAATTTTAATATCAATAAATCCAACGGAGCATCGGCAAGTGATTACTATTACCTTGATGAGAATAATATTGAAACCAGCTTACGTAATCAAAATAACAACAACCATAATCATTCGTTCAATTACGTTTTTGATGCTGACTATACCTGGAAAATTCCGGGTGGCGATCAGTTAGAAGCCAGCGCCACTTATAGCGGCAACAGCGCCAATACCGACAGGCTTGCCCAAAGTTATACCCTTGATGCCAACGGCTTACCCATTAACGGCATATTACCGCTCAACCAAACGTACGGTGTATACGCTGCGGGCCGCGCCTTACAGGTTAAGGTTGATTATGATAAACCACTGGGCAAATCAAAAAACACGGCTGATTTTGGCTTATCGGCAAACATCCGCACCAGCGATAACAACCAGGTTGTGCAGGATTTTAATTTTGCCAACCAGATGTACCTGCAAGATTTGCAGCTTACCAACCAGTTTATTTATAACGAGCATATTTATGGCGGTTACGCCAGCTTAAGTATCAGAACGCAAAAGAAATGGTCGTTCAGGATAGGTGGCCGCAGCGAATTAACGGATATTAATTTTAACGTATCATCCCTGCCTGATCAATATCATATTAAGCCCTATATAAACCTCTTCCCCAACCTTTCTATTAACAAAACGTTCAGCAACTACACCATCGGCATCAGCTACAGCGGGCGTATTGTCAGGCCTTCGCCCAACTCGCTAAACCCGCAGGTTATTACCAACGCAAGCAATCCAAACATCTCTTTCGGTAACCCCAACCTGGCGCCGGCCTATACACAGCAAGTTGATTTTAGCTTTAGCCTCTTCGGCAAAAACTGGGCTTTTTATCCGCGGATCGGCATAGCCAATACAAGCCATATTATTGAGCGTATTACAACGCCTATATCATCATTAGCCTACCAAAGCACTTATGATAACCTGGGTACCAGCAGTTACAATACCATTAACCTGTACGGCAACTACCATGTAGCCAAAAAAATCAATGTAAGTGGTGGTGCTACGGTGGGCCGCATAGCTTATCACAGCAATAATAACAGCGCGCTAAACCGTAACGGCATCACCTTCCAAAGCAAGGCAGGCATTCAAATTGATATGCCGAAGCAGTTAGCTTTTGAGAGTAACCTTAACTACTACACCAACTCGTCGGCCCAGGGCCGCAGCAAAGGTTCGCTCAGCTCCAGTTTTGCCATCCGGAAATCCGTTTACAAAAACAAGGTGCGCATAAGGTTAACCGCCATTAACCCAACCGGGCAAGGCAGCAGCACAACATTTACCCAGGGCCAAACTTTTAACCGGCAAGATTATTACATGCAAAACAACCGCAACTATAGCCTATCGGTAAGCTACAACTTTACCAAGGTTGGGCGCAATACAGCAAGCAAAAAGCAGAAAAAAGATGTACCACCGCCGGAAGTTAGCCTATAA
- a CDS encoding DUF1570 domain-containing protein gives MSTLNLNPNPLNVFCLIFIIAFILGGQPLWAQNFDVNTIHCSMSDDNRATMNKIGKFEGHFYNVIFNTSMNDTVTVKINLYGRKSEYKQVQNENIHTTFIDGFYSGENKQIYLYKTENYMNILLHETSHAILYRNLNNAPKWLNEGIATLFGRMVISNKDEVFYVKQTHYIKLLKGRISDRTFSLEDFFNYKNEDWFNAEKREYLYTVAYCLIYFLAEDNIDNLQRLMILLKEGNSSYAAINKIYGSQSKFEGRFFDFYSKQSAYSSD, from the coding sequence ATGAGCACATTGAATTTGAACCCCAACCCTCTAAACGTTTTTTGCTTAATTTTTATCATAGCCTTTATACTGGGTGGCCAGCCACTATGGGCTCAAAACTTTGATGTGAATACCATTCATTGCAGCATGAGCGATGATAACAGGGCCACCATGAACAAGATTGGGAAATTTGAAGGACATTTTTATAACGTAATTTTCAATACCAGCATGAATGATACCGTAACGGTAAAAATTAACTTATACGGCAGGAAGAGCGAGTATAAGCAGGTGCAGAACGAAAACATCCACACTACTTTTATCGACGGCTTTTATTCGGGCGAGAACAAACAGATCTACCTGTATAAAACGGAAAACTACATGAATATCCTGTTGCACGAAACCAGCCACGCTATTTTATATCGTAATTTAAATAATGCGCCAAAATGGTTGAACGAAGGTATTGCAACACTGTTCGGCAGGATGGTGATAAGTAATAAAGACGAAGTTTTTTATGTAAAACAAACCCACTATATTAAACTACTTAAGGGGCGGATAAGTGACAGGACATTTAGCCTCGAAGACTTTTTCAATTATAAAAACGAGGACTGGTTTAATGCCGAAAAACGCGAATACCTGTACACCGTAGCCTACTGCCTTATTTACTTTTTGGCCGAAGATAATATTGATAACCTGCAGCGTTTAATGATCTTGTTAAAAGAGGGCAATAGCAGTTACGCCGCTATCAATAAAATATATGGCAGCCAAAGCAAGTTTGAAGGCAGATTTTTTGATTTCTATTCTAAGCAGTCAGCTTATAGCAGCGACTGA
- a CDS encoding dual specificity protein phosphatase family protein codes for MKVVDNLHRVIFGLPTLKRSQITANLFLGSQYNKIGLKKLKKLGVTAIVNMRIHSVYSNSRYKGFKYLHLPTVDNTPPPLDDLLTGATFIDDEIKHGGKAYVHCRQGLGRGPTMALAYLIKIGTTLPDALALVKSVRPFVNPKPGQIERLKEFEIYCRKNFA; via the coding sequence ATGAAAGTGGTTGATAACCTGCACCGGGTAATATTCGGCTTACCAACATTAAAACGCAGCCAAATAACCGCCAACCTGTTTCTGGGGAGCCAATACAACAAGATAGGCTTAAAAAAATTAAAAAAACTGGGCGTTACCGCGATAGTGAACATGCGCATTCATTCGGTTTACAGCAACTCCCGGTATAAAGGCTTTAAATACCTGCACCTGCCTACCGTGGATAACACCCCGCCCCCGTTAGACGATCTTCTAACCGGTGCCACCTTTATTGACGACGAAATTAAACACGGCGGCAAGGCCTACGTACACTGCAGACAGGGCCTGGGCCGTGGTCCAACCATGGCACTGGCCTATCTTATCAAAATTGGTACTACCCTGCCAGATGCATTAGCATTGGTAAAAAGTGTTAGGCCGTTTGTAAACCCTAAGCCCGGGCAAATTGAAAGGCTGAAAGAATTTGAAATTTACTGCCGGAAAAATTTTGCTTAA